A single genomic interval of Sander vitreus isolate 19-12246 unplaced genomic scaffold, sanVit1 ctg273_0, whole genome shotgun sequence harbors:
- the LOC144513545 gene encoding LOW QUALITY PROTEIN: Fc receptor-like B (The sequence of the model RefSeq protein was modified relative to this genomic sequence to represent the inferred CDS: deleted 1 base in 1 codon) produces the protein MEEPSLQLLLVLISLLSCTTNQASLTVSPSSSQMFRGQPVSLSCEEDDSSAGWTLRRNTTRDTRTQCGDGWGRPAGSSCNISYMTPWNSGVYWCESREGATSNSINITVTDGPVILQSPVLPVTEGEDLTLHCKTKTSSNLTADFYKDGSFIRTEPAGHMTIHHVSRSDEGLYKCYISSVGESPSSWVSVTEKTTTTSPPTTSTTSGSTTTPPPFSLPLVLGSAVSVGVLVLLVLLVLLVRRRIRRKPRAEVEAGDDDVTYSDVTISRDLQQPIRRSRESDPAAIYSGVRTEDVSYGQIVIKDKKSNRKK, from the exons ATGGAGGAGCCatctctgcagctgctgctgg TTCTGATCTCACTGCTGAGCTGCACAACAAACCAAG cCTCTCTGACTGTGAGTCCCAGCAGCTCTCAGATGTTTAGAGGACAGCCTGTCTCTCTGAGCTGTGAGGAGGACGACAGCTCTGCTGGATGGACTCTGAGGAGGAACACAACCAGAGACACCAGGACTCAGTGTGGAGATGGCTGGGGAAGACCTGCTGGTTCTTCCTGTAACATCAGCTACATGACCCCATGGAACAGTGGAGTTTACTGGTGTGAGTCCAGAGAGGGAGCAACCAGTAACAGCATCAACATCACTGTCACTG ATGGACCAGTGATCCTGCAGAGTCCTGTCCTCCCTGTGACGGAGGGAGAAGACCTCACTCTGCACTGTAAAACAAAGACGTCCTCCAACCTCACAGCTGATTTCTATAAAGATGGCTCCTTCATCAGGACTGAGCCTGCAGGTCACATGACCATCCACCATGTTTCCAGGTCTGATGAAGGCCTCTACAAGTGT TACATCAGCAGTGTTGGAGAGTCTCCATCCAGCTGGGTCTCTGTCACAG aGAAAACCACGACTACAAGTCCTCCTACAACCTCCACCACCTCTGGCTCCACCACTACTcctccccccttctctcttcCCCTTGTGTTGGGGTCTGCTGTTTCAGTCGGTGTCCTggttctcctggttctcctggttctcctggTGAGACGACGCATCCGTAGGAAACCTAGAG CTGAAGTAGAAGCTGGAGATGATGACGTCACATACAGTGATGTCACCATAtcacgtgacctgcagcagccaatcagacggAGCAGAG AGAGCGATCCTGCTGCAATCTACTCTGGAGTGAGAACAGAAGACGTCTCTTACGGACAAATAGTGATCAAAGACAAGAAATCAAACAGGAAGAAAG